Part of the Papaver somniferum cultivar HN1 unplaced genomic scaffold, ASM357369v1 unplaced-scaffold_490, whole genome shotgun sequence genome, gtgaaaacaaaaaatacagaTTGCAGAAGACTGTTGCATTCCTTTGGATGAATTCCCATATAAATATTTGGGAGTATTGATGTTTCCAGGAAGTGTTAAATTCTTTCATGTATGGAACTGTGTGGAGATGATGCAGGACAGACTTGCAGGATAGAAAGGGAAATTACTTTCTTTGTAGGAAAGATTAATTTAAGTTAAATTTGTTCTAAGCAGTTTACCGATTTATAATATATCAGTATATAAATGGCCTAAAAGGGTATTCAAGGAATATGAGAGGataatcaaaaaaaattgttgacaGGAGATCCAGCTCAGAGGAAACAAGTTACATTGAAATGGAATAAAGTATGTTTACCATTAAAATGAAGGTGGTCTAGGATTAAGGAGGTTAGAAGTAATCAATAAAGCTCTATTAATGAGGCTATTTTGGAAGATACAAAATGGGACCGAGGAATGGTCTAAGTTTTTCCAAGCTAAATTCCAGAATAAAAAGGGTGAATGGATTTCTTATTACAAGAAATCATCTATATGGCCAGGAATAAAATGGGTGATTGAAGATGTAAATGAAGATACAAGGTGGATGGTTGGGAATGGTGACAATATATTAGTATGGAAGGATAAATGGATACAAGATGGAACATTAAAAGAACAATTTCCTGACAATCTTTTTATTACTCTTTTCCCAGAAATGAAGGTGTCTGACTTATTTTTAGAAGAAGAATGGGTAATTCCTAGTGAAATCCTGAAGATGATTGACATCAATGAACTTCCAGTTATAAATGGAGGGAGTGAT contains:
- the LOC113342892 gene encoding uncharacterized protein LOC113342892; the encoded protein is MRLFWKIQNGTEEWSKFFQAKFQNKKGEWISYYKKSSIWPGIKWVIEDVNEDTRWMVGNGDNILVWKDKWIQDGTLKEQFPDNLFITLFPEMKVSDLFLEEEWVIPSEILKMIDINELPVINGGSD